In a genomic window of Primulina huaijiensis isolate GDHJ02 unplaced genomic scaffold, ASM1229523v2 scaffold37281, whole genome shotgun sequence:
- the LOC140968495 gene encoding probable polygalacturonase isoform X1, translated as MGLFVFIWSNHFGRSLFGVLSLFAKNPGNIIKNQFKMHQHPLVVLILLSFGVVISLLTNCSRLVNAEWVTCSGIVPIRYRSDVISIEDFGGVGDGVTLNTKAFQEAIYRIQHLRRPGGSLLYVPAGEFLTGPFNLTSHMTLFLARNAVIKATPDTDQWPLINPLPSYGRGRELPGGRYMSFIHGDGLHDVIITGENGTIDGQGEVWWNMWRQRTLRFTRPNLVELVNSKSITISNVIFKNSPFWNIHPVYCSYVVVQYVTILAPADSPNTDGIDPDSSSHVCIEDSYISTGDDLVAVKSGWDEYGIVYNRPSQGITIRRVTGSSPFAGIAVGSETSGGVQDVLAEHISLFNMGVGIHLKTNVGRGGIIRNITFSNIYIENARKGIKISGDVGDHPDENYDPNALPTLKDITIKDVWGEKVLQPGLIHGLKNAPFTGICLSNIDLRGSPGSRNLPWQCSDVSGAAVEVSPWPCSELTSSQQLGACSSSF; from the exons ATGGGTTTGTTTGTGTTT ATTTGGTCTAATCATTTTGGGAGATCTTTGTTTGGAGTTTTGTCTTT ATTTGCAAAGAATCCGGGAAACATAATCAAGAACCAGTTCAAAATGCACCAGCACCCACTTGTTGTTTTGATTTTGCTATCCTTTGGGGTGGTTATATCTCTGTTGACAAATTGCTCTAGATTGGTCAATGCCGAGTGGGTTACATGCTCGGGAATCGTTCCAATCAGGTACCGAAGCGATGTCATATCGATAGAGGATTTTGGTGGTGTTGGCGATGGAGTGACTTTGAACACGAAAGCGTTTCAGGAGGCAATATACCGAATTCAGCATTTGAGGAGGCCCGGTGGCAGTTTACTTTATGTTCCTGCTGGAGAGTTTTTAACAGGACCCTTTAATCTCACTAGCCACATGACTCTGTTCTTGGCTAGAAATGCTGTTATCAAAGCTACACCG GATACGGATCAATGGCCGTTGATAAATCCCTTGCCTTCTTATGGGAGAGGAAGAGAACTGCCTGGAGGAAGGTATATGAGCTTCATCCATGGAGATGGGCTACATGATGTGATAATCACAG GTGAAAATGGGACGATTGATGGTCAAGGTGAAGTCTGGTGGAACATGTGGAGGCAAAGAACTCTTCGGTTTACTAGGCCTAACCTTGTCGAATTGGTGAACTCCAAAAGTATAACAATTTCCAATGTTATTTTCAAGAACTCGCCCTTTTGGAACATACACCCCGTGTATTGCAG CTATGTTGTCGTTCAATATGTTACCATCCTGGCTCCTGCGGACTCTCCCAACACCGATGGAATTGATCCGG ACTCGAGCTCACATGTATGCATCGAGGACTCCTACATATCTACAGGAGATGACCTCGTAGCGGTGAAGAGTGGGTGGGATGAATATGGAATCGTTTACAATCGCCCTAGTCAAGGTATAACAATTAGACGAGTAACTGGTTCGTCGCCATTTGCCGGAATTGCTGTTGGAAGTGAAACGTCCGGTGGAGTCCAGGACGTATTAGCAGAGCACATAAGTCTGTTCAATATGGGAGTCGGGATCCATTTGAAAACCAATGTAGGCCGAGGAGGAATCATACGAAACATCACTTTCTCTAATATTTACATAGAGAATGCACGAAAGGGGATCAAGATCTCGGGGGATGTTGGAGACCACCCTGACGAGAACTATGATCCGAATGCTCTCCCAACTTTGAAAGACATCACAATCAAGGACGTGTGGGGAGAGAAGGTTCTACAACCCGGTTTGATTCACGGGCtgaagaatgcaccatttactGGGATCTGTCTTTCGAACATCGATCTTCGTGGATCCCCGGGTTCACGAAATCTtccatggcagtgctctgatgTGAGTGGAGCCGCGGTTGAAGTGAGCCCATGGCCATGTTCTGAACTGACCAGCAGTCAGCAGCTAGGTGCTTGCTCTTCTTCTTTCTGA
- the LOC140968495 gene encoding probable polygalacturonase isoform X2: protein MHQHPLVVLILLSFGVVISLLTNCSRLVNAEWVTCSGIVPIRYRSDVISIEDFGGVGDGVTLNTKAFQEAIYRIQHLRRPGGSLLYVPAGEFLTGPFNLTSHMTLFLARNAVIKATPDTDQWPLINPLPSYGRGRELPGGRYMSFIHGDGLHDVIITGENGTIDGQGEVWWNMWRQRTLRFTRPNLVELVNSKSITISNVIFKNSPFWNIHPVYCSYVVVQYVTILAPADSPNTDGIDPDSSSHVCIEDSYISTGDDLVAVKSGWDEYGIVYNRPSQGITIRRVTGSSPFAGIAVGSETSGGVQDVLAEHISLFNMGVGIHLKTNVGRGGIIRNITFSNIYIENARKGIKISGDVGDHPDENYDPNALPTLKDITIKDVWGEKVLQPGLIHGLKNAPFTGICLSNIDLRGSPGSRNLPWQCSDVSGAAVEVSPWPCSELTSSQQLGACSSSF, encoded by the exons ATGCACCAGCACCCACTTGTTGTTTTGATTTTGCTATCCTTTGGGGTGGTTATATCTCTGTTGACAAATTGCTCTAGATTGGTCAATGCCGAGTGGGTTACATGCTCGGGAATCGTTCCAATCAGGTACCGAAGCGATGTCATATCGATAGAGGATTTTGGTGGTGTTGGCGATGGAGTGACTTTGAACACGAAAGCGTTTCAGGAGGCAATATACCGAATTCAGCATTTGAGGAGGCCCGGTGGCAGTTTACTTTATGTTCCTGCTGGAGAGTTTTTAACAGGACCCTTTAATCTCACTAGCCACATGACTCTGTTCTTGGCTAGAAATGCTGTTATCAAAGCTACACCG GATACGGATCAATGGCCGTTGATAAATCCCTTGCCTTCTTATGGGAGAGGAAGAGAACTGCCTGGAGGAAGGTATATGAGCTTCATCCATGGAGATGGGCTACATGATGTGATAATCACAG GTGAAAATGGGACGATTGATGGTCAAGGTGAAGTCTGGTGGAACATGTGGAGGCAAAGAACTCTTCGGTTTACTAGGCCTAACCTTGTCGAATTGGTGAACTCCAAAAGTATAACAATTTCCAATGTTATTTTCAAGAACTCGCCCTTTTGGAACATACACCCCGTGTATTGCAG CTATGTTGTCGTTCAATATGTTACCATCCTGGCTCCTGCGGACTCTCCCAACACCGATGGAATTGATCCGG ACTCGAGCTCACATGTATGCATCGAGGACTCCTACATATCTACAGGAGATGACCTCGTAGCGGTGAAGAGTGGGTGGGATGAATATGGAATCGTTTACAATCGCCCTAGTCAAGGTATAACAATTAGACGAGTAACTGGTTCGTCGCCATTTGCCGGAATTGCTGTTGGAAGTGAAACGTCCGGTGGAGTCCAGGACGTATTAGCAGAGCACATAAGTCTGTTCAATATGGGAGTCGGGATCCATTTGAAAACCAATGTAGGCCGAGGAGGAATCATACGAAACATCACTTTCTCTAATATTTACATAGAGAATGCACGAAAGGGGATCAAGATCTCGGGGGATGTTGGAGACCACCCTGACGAGAACTATGATCCGAATGCTCTCCCAACTTTGAAAGACATCACAATCAAGGACGTGTGGGGAGAGAAGGTTCTACAACCCGGTTTGATTCACGGGCtgaagaatgcaccatttactGGGATCTGTCTTTCGAACATCGATCTTCGTGGATCCCCGGGTTCACGAAATCTtccatggcagtgctctgatgTGAGTGGAGCCGCGGTTGAAGTGAGCCCATGGCCATGTTCTGAACTGACCAGCAGTCAGCAGCTAGGTGCTTGCTCTTCTTCTTTCTGA
- the LOC140968443 gene encoding probable inactive receptor kinase At2g26730, with product MLSRALNPKHKRSPQAGEFSLRFMSSAYGYEEFGLGYMDDVPLTSFEGYDIAYSCNSLSKKFSCNNTKNGNTSESMQMTLRQVLRASIGVMGESPLAMTEKVVLSGGIICAVKRFRRVVLRKSEFGRRIERVAQIGNQCQYLVPVSAYLYAKRIKFVVCGYYPMGSLADLLAGAREQGQTALQWKHRLKIIQCIAKSIGYIHSQNHPREKHLQVNVHGDIKSSNVMIDIDFTAHLSNYGFVQLAENVMNIDDPEQTVSLSPQPERLYTEIMSRESDIHNFGVVLMDILGWPNKVSSKAEIRNNCFEFCVEGRDLKQAIKLYEIALGCTNSVADARPTIQHILSCLEDTYYIV from the exons ATGTTATCCAGAGCTTTGAACCCTAAACATAAAAGAAGCCCTCAAGCCGGAGAATTTAGCCTCCGGTTCATGTCTTCTGCTTACGGGTACGAAGAGTTCGGGTTAGGTTACATGGATGACGTCCCATTAACCTCGTTCGAAGGATACGACATTGCCTACAGTTGTAACTCTCTTAGCAAGAAGTTTAGTTGTAATAATACTAAAAACGGTAATACTTCGGAGTCGATGCAGATGACACTTAGGCAGGTTTTGAGGGCTTCAATTGGGGTTATGGGGGAAAGCCCATTAGCCATGACTGAAAAAGTAGTTCTCTCAGGAGGGATTATTTGTGCAGTGAAAAGGTTTAGGAGAGTTGTGCTAAGAAAGAGTGAGTTCGGGAGGAGGATCGAAAGGGTGGCACAGATTGGGAATCAGTGTCAATATTTGGTGCCTGTTTCAGCTTATTTGTACGCCAAGAGGATCAAATTTGTGGTTTGTGGCTATTATCCCATGGGTAGTCTCGCTGATTTGCTTGCTG GAGCAAGGGAACAAGGCCAAACTGCCTTACAATGGAAGCATCGCCTCAAGATAATCCAATGCATTGCAAAATCAATTGGATACATCCACTCACAAAACCATCCGAGAGAAAAACACTTGCAAGTAAATGTCCACGGCGACATCAAATCCTCCAATGTCATGATCGACATTGACTTCACCGCCCATCTGTCGAACTACGGTTTCGTCCAACTGGCAGAGAACGTCATGAACATCGACGACCCAGAGCAGACGGTGTCTCTGTCGCCACAACCGGAGCGGCTGTACACAGAAATAATGTCGCGGGAGAGCGATATACATAACTTCGGTGTCGTGTTGATGGATATCCTTGGATGGCCTAACAAGGTTTCATCGAAGGCAGAAATTAGGAACAACTGCTTTGAGTTCTGCGTGGAGGGAAGAGATCTAAAGCAAGCAATCAAGCTTTACGAAATCGCCTTGGGATGTACAAATAGTGTGGCGGATGCAAGGCCTACTATACAACATATCCTTTCATGTCTAGAAGATACATATTATATAGTTTGA
- the LOC140968560 gene encoding uncharacterized protein isoform X4, protein MTSKRKRINRNEPKKEKIKEQPQIDEGAQKNCAITKKGDQSPVIVFAHGAGAPSSSDWMSRWKDMLAEALNAVEVVTFDYPFSHVSGLGLQIHIYIELFADFSGGKQRSPPKAEKLVDFHCGVVRATMTKYPGHPLVLAGKSMGSRVSCMVAGKSGISASAIICLGYPLKGTKGALRDETLLQLTVPVMFVQQRWTLSTRQVGNCNEENEMC, encoded by the exons ATGACTTCGAAACGCAAGCGCATTAACAGGAACGAacctaaaaaagaaaaaattaaagagCAACCACAGATAGATGAGGGAGCTCAGAAGAATTGTGCGATAACAAAGAAGGGAGATCAATCGCCTGTTATTGTCTTTGCTCATGGGGCTGGTGCTCCTTCCTCCTCGGATTGGATGAGTAG ATGGAAAGATATGCTAGCCGAGGCCTTAAATGCTGTTGAAGTAGTGACATTCGACTACCCTT TCTCTCATGTTTCTGGACTAGGGCTTCAAATACATATCTAT ATTGAGCTGTTTGCAGACTTTTCTGGAGGAAAGCAAAGATCTCCTCCAAAGGCCGAAAAGTTGGTTGATTTTCATTGTGGTGTGGTAAGAGCGACCATGACTAAGTACCCTGGCCATCCACTAGTTTTGGCAGGGAAATCTATGGGATCAAG GGTCAGCTGCATGGTTGCTGGCAAAAGTGGCATTTCAGCTTCAGCTATAATTTGTTTGGGATACCCTCTAAAG GGCACGAAAGGCGCATTACGAGATGAAACGCTTCTGCAACTTACAGTCCCTGTTATGTTTGTGCAG CAAAGATGGACTCTGTCCACTAGACAAGTTGGAAACTGTAATGAAGAAAATGAAATGTGTTAA
- the LOC140968560 gene encoding uncharacterized protein isoform X1, with the protein MTSKRKRINRNEPKKEKIKEQPQIDEGAQKNCAITKKGDQSPVIVFAHGAGAPSSSDWMSRWKDMLAEALNAVEVVTFDYPFSHVSGLGLQIHIYIELFADFSGGKQRSPPKAEKLVDFHCGVVRATMTKYPGHPLVLAGKSMGSRVSCMVAGKSGISASAIICLGYPLKGTKGALRDETLLQLTVPVMFVQGSKDGLCPLDKLETVMKKMKCVNTLHVIDGGDHSFKIGKKYLLSVGSSQEEKENKAVEATATFVSLAL; encoded by the exons ATGACTTCGAAACGCAAGCGCATTAACAGGAACGAacctaaaaaagaaaaaattaaagagCAACCACAGATAGATGAGGGAGCTCAGAAGAATTGTGCGATAACAAAGAAGGGAGATCAATCGCCTGTTATTGTCTTTGCTCATGGGGCTGGTGCTCCTTCCTCCTCGGATTGGATGAGTAG ATGGAAAGATATGCTAGCCGAGGCCTTAAATGCTGTTGAAGTAGTGACATTCGACTACCCTT TCTCTCATGTTTCTGGACTAGGGCTTCAAATACATATCTAT ATTGAGCTGTTTGCAGACTTTTCTGGAGGAAAGCAAAGATCTCCTCCAAAGGCCGAAAAGTTGGTTGATTTTCATTGTGGTGTGGTAAGAGCGACCATGACTAAGTACCCTGGCCATCCACTAGTTTTGGCAGGGAAATCTATGGGATCAAG GGTCAGCTGCATGGTTGCTGGCAAAAGTGGCATTTCAGCTTCAGCTATAATTTGTTTGGGATACCCTCTAAAG GGCACGAAAGGCGCATTACGAGATGAAACGCTTCTGCAACTTACAGTCCCTGTTATGTTTGTGCAG GGTAGCAAAGATGGACTCTGTCCACTAGACAAGTTGGAAACTGTAATGAAGAAAATGAAATGTGTTAACACGTTGCATGTGATTGATGGGGGTGATCACTCTTTCAAAATCGGGAAGAAGTATTTGCTTTCTGTTGGATCCAgtcaagaagaaaaagaaaacaaagctGTTGAGGCAACAGCGACGTTTGTTTCTTTAGCACTGTAA
- the LOC140968560 gene encoding uncharacterized protein isoform X5: MTSKRKRINRNEPKKEKIKEQPQIDEGAQKNCAITKKGDQSPVIVFAHGAGAPSSSDWMSRWKDMLAEALNAVEVVTFDYPYFSGGKQRSPPKAEKLVDFHCGVVRATMTKYPGHPLVLAGKSMGSRVSCMVAGKSGISASAIICLGYPLKGTKGALRDETLLQLTVPVMFVQQRWTLSTRQVGNCNEENEMC, from the exons ATGACTTCGAAACGCAAGCGCATTAACAGGAACGAacctaaaaaagaaaaaattaaagagCAACCACAGATAGATGAGGGAGCTCAGAAGAATTGTGCGATAACAAAGAAGGGAGATCAATCGCCTGTTATTGTCTTTGCTCATGGGGCTGGTGCTCCTTCCTCCTCGGATTGGATGAGTAG ATGGAAAGATATGCTAGCCGAGGCCTTAAATGCTGTTGAAGTAGTGACATTCGACTACCCTT ACTTTTCTGGAGGAAAGCAAAGATCTCCTCCAAAGGCCGAAAAGTTGGTTGATTTTCATTGTGGTGTGGTAAGAGCGACCATGACTAAGTACCCTGGCCATCCACTAGTTTTGGCAGGGAAATCTATGGGATCAAG GGTCAGCTGCATGGTTGCTGGCAAAAGTGGCATTTCAGCTTCAGCTATAATTTGTTTGGGATACCCTCTAAAG GGCACGAAAGGCGCATTACGAGATGAAACGCTTCTGCAACTTACAGTCCCTGTTATGTTTGTGCAG CAAAGATGGACTCTGTCCACTAGACAAGTTGGAAACTGTAATGAAGAAAATGAAATGTGTTAA
- the LOC140968560 gene encoding uncharacterized protein isoform X3, producing MTSKRKRINRNEPKKEKIKEQPQIDEGAQKNCAITKKGDQSPVIVFAHGAGAPSSSDWMSRWKDMLAEALNAVEVVTFDYPYFSGGKQRSPPKAEKLVDFHCGVVRATMTKYPGHPLVLAGKSMGSRVSCMVAGKSGISASAIICLGYPLKGTKGALRDETLLQLTVPVMFVQGSKDGLCPLDKLETVMKKMKCVNTLHVIDGGDHSFKIGKKYLLSVGSSQEEKENKAVEATATFVSLAL from the exons ATGACTTCGAAACGCAAGCGCATTAACAGGAACGAacctaaaaaagaaaaaattaaagagCAACCACAGATAGATGAGGGAGCTCAGAAGAATTGTGCGATAACAAAGAAGGGAGATCAATCGCCTGTTATTGTCTTTGCTCATGGGGCTGGTGCTCCTTCCTCCTCGGATTGGATGAGTAG ATGGAAAGATATGCTAGCCGAGGCCTTAAATGCTGTTGAAGTAGTGACATTCGACTACCCTT ACTTTTCTGGAGGAAAGCAAAGATCTCCTCCAAAGGCCGAAAAGTTGGTTGATTTTCATTGTGGTGTGGTAAGAGCGACCATGACTAAGTACCCTGGCCATCCACTAGTTTTGGCAGGGAAATCTATGGGATCAAG GGTCAGCTGCATGGTTGCTGGCAAAAGTGGCATTTCAGCTTCAGCTATAATTTGTTTGGGATACCCTCTAAAG GGCACGAAAGGCGCATTACGAGATGAAACGCTTCTGCAACTTACAGTCCCTGTTATGTTTGTGCAG GGTAGCAAAGATGGACTCTGTCCACTAGACAAGTTGGAAACTGTAATGAAGAAAATGAAATGTGTTAACACGTTGCATGTGATTGATGGGGGTGATCACTCTTTCAAAATCGGGAAGAAGTATTTGCTTTCTGTTGGATCCAgtcaagaagaaaaagaaaacaaagctGTTGAGGCAACAGCGACGTTTGTTTCTTTAGCACTGTAA
- the LOC140968560 gene encoding uncharacterized protein isoform X2 → MTSKRKRINRNEPKKEKIKEQPQIDEGAQKNCAITKKGDQSPVIVFAHGAGAPSSSDWMSRWKDMLAEALNAVEVVTFDYPCKCSKIELFADFSGGKQRSPPKAEKLVDFHCGVVRATMTKYPGHPLVLAGKSMGSRVSCMVAGKSGISASAIICLGYPLKGTKGALRDETLLQLTVPVMFVQGSKDGLCPLDKLETVMKKMKCVNTLHVIDGGDHSFKIGKKYLLSVGSSQEEKENKAVEATATFVSLAL, encoded by the exons ATGACTTCGAAACGCAAGCGCATTAACAGGAACGAacctaaaaaagaaaaaattaaagagCAACCACAGATAGATGAGGGAGCTCAGAAGAATTGTGCGATAACAAAGAAGGGAGATCAATCGCCTGTTATTGTCTTTGCTCATGGGGCTGGTGCTCCTTCCTCCTCGGATTGGATGAGTAG ATGGAAAGATATGCTAGCCGAGGCCTTAAATGCTGTTGAAGTAGTGACATTCGACTACCCTTGTAAGTGTAGCAAG ATTGAGCTGTTTGCAGACTTTTCTGGAGGAAAGCAAAGATCTCCTCCAAAGGCCGAAAAGTTGGTTGATTTTCATTGTGGTGTGGTAAGAGCGACCATGACTAAGTACCCTGGCCATCCACTAGTTTTGGCAGGGAAATCTATGGGATCAAG GGTCAGCTGCATGGTTGCTGGCAAAAGTGGCATTTCAGCTTCAGCTATAATTTGTTTGGGATACCCTCTAAAG GGCACGAAAGGCGCATTACGAGATGAAACGCTTCTGCAACTTACAGTCCCTGTTATGTTTGTGCAG GGTAGCAAAGATGGACTCTGTCCACTAGACAAGTTGGAAACTGTAATGAAGAAAATGAAATGTGTTAACACGTTGCATGTGATTGATGGGGGTGATCACTCTTTCAAAATCGGGAAGAAGTATTTGCTTTCTGTTGGATCCAgtcaagaagaaaaagaaaacaaagctGTTGAGGCAACAGCGACGTTTGTTTCTTTAGCACTGTAA
- the LOC140968602 gene encoding probable WRKY transcription factor 53, with protein MESPVNWEYQILINELTQGMEKAKQLRFHLCTSSPNQAQDLLIQRILSSYEKALLILKWSGSKQQDQVFMTAATSVALESWVSVDGSPRSEGLNKNFGDHQDYVNLSKKRKLQRTWTEQVKVKSDSGLEGPTDDGFSWRKYGQKDILGAKYPRSYYRCTYRPVQDCWATKQVQRSDDDPTVFDITYRGTHTCNHSTNAIPPPASPEKQEMKHDISHCHHQPQQLNQTLSSLKSNLRVHTEDLNNDETSAHFSFPSTFASYDRENHYFPLSDLVDGNHQGTYSGTYSPLFLSPAASESNYFTPGTYNPMKSNWGGANLQHTEADIAEIMSAHASTTNSPIGGVEFSIVPVGVDPNFPFDTTEFFTHSNFDC; from the exons ATGGAGAGTCCTGTAAACTGGGAATATCAGATACTTATCAATGAGCTCACTCAAGGAATGGAGAAAGCGAAGCAGCTTCGGTTTCATCTGTGCACGTCGTCTCCGAACCAAGCTCAGGACTTGCTAATTCAGAGGATTTTGTCTTCTTATGAAAAGGCTCTGTTGATTCTGAAATGGAGTGGATCAAAACAGCAAGATCAAGTTTTTATGACAGCGGCAACATCAGTTGCGCTCGAGTCTTGGGTATCGGTTGATGGAAGTCCAAGAAGTGAGGGTTTGAACAAGAATTTCGGGGATCATCAGGATTACGTTAATCTCTCAAAGAAAAG AAAGCTGCAGCGCACTTGGACCGAACAAGTGAAAGTTAAATCTGACAGTGGACTTGAAGGCCCTACTGATGATGGATTTAGTTGGAGAAAGTATGGGCAAAAGGACATTTTGGGAGCTAAATATCCTAG GAGCTACTATCGATGTACGTACCGTCCGGTTCAAGATTGTTGGGCGACGAAGCAAGTGCAAAGATCAGATGACGATCCGACCGTATTCGATATCACTTATAGAGGAACACACACTTGCAACCACTCCACTAATGCAATCCCACCACCAGCATCACCTGAAAAACAAGAAATGAAACATGATATTTCTCACTGTCATCATCAACCACAACAGCTGAATCAGACACTTTCCAGCTTGAAATCTAACCTCAGAGTCCACACTGAGGATTTAAACAATGATGAAACATCGGCCCACTTCTCTTTTCCATCAACATTTGCATCCTATGACAGGGAAAATCACTATTTTCCATTATCTGATCTTGTTGATGGAAACCACCAGGGCACGTATTCGGGAACATACTCGCCACTGTTTTTATCTCCAGCCGCCTCAGAGTCGAATTACTTCACTCCGGGAACTTATAACCCAATGAAGAGCAATTGGGGAGGTGCTAATTTGCAGCATACAGAAGCTGATATTGCCGAGATAATGTCAGCCCATGCTTCAACAACTAATTCCCCGATTGGAGGTGTGGAGTTTTCGATTGTTCCTGTTGGTGTCGACCCAAACTTCCCATTCGACACCACAGAATTTTTCACACATTCCAACTTTGATTGTTGA